A stretch of DNA from Edwardsiella tarda ATCC 15947 = NBRC 105688:
ATATAAATTATCAAGAAGTTTCTTAAGCGTTCGACATTGTTTCACAACTACTCCACTAAAATTTATAAAGTTAAACTCAGATATCAAGATAACATCATGGAGATTTCACTCTGAAATTTTAATAAAAAACCATTTAAATTCATTTTGTTAAAACAAAAATCACGTGGAGAAACATTACAAAGTTTCATAAGTTAAATTACTATACTACCAATATCTGCGGCCCCTCTCACAAGAGTAATCAGCAAAACCACACAATGATAGTTATTGAATATTTGAAGGCGAAAGGCATATCAAAGTTCGCAGTGAATATAGTCTACCTGTCGAGATACAATGTCCGGGAAAAATAAGGCTTAAACAGCTCAACAGTGGATCAGGATGATAAAAAATGCGTTATTAGTTTGAATATAAGCAACACTGACATGGATGTGAGTTGCTGGTAGCCCCACCACTAGGATATACCAATCAATTTTGCTCATACTTTATGTCGCATAGTAAAAAACTCTCATAGAGTAAATTATGTGTACAACTAGGGGGGCAGTTGAAGAAAAGACACATCATTTAGAACATGGAGGGCATAAAAATATTCATTGTAAATGACCAGTGGTTGGCCTTTTAGGGAGGGAGAATATCACAATTTACCTACTTCATAATTAAGAGTCGGTACATTCACATCGCGAATACTGGTAATTACTGGTATCTTTTTTGTGATAAAGTTGGCTTTTTTATTAGCTCTTTTTTGTTGTAATAATAAAGTACTTGCAGTATTGGATGCTTTAGCAACTTTTTGATGATTTGTATGTGATACAGCGACTATTTTTGCCGGGCGGAGTCTCGGCACTTTTTTTTTGTTGTTTCGTTTTTCGCTTTTTGTATATAAGGATGTTATATGTGATAATGTCATACATTTAGAATACCATGCATGACGACCAATGGTGATATTTTTCTTGTAAATGATGTTTGCAACTATTGTTTAATACATTTTTTCTATTATAATAGTACGGCCTGTCTAGATGTAGCAACATGTTAGAGTTAATGATGATTTAGATTAGCCGCTAAAATTAGCGGCTTTTTTTTCATTTCACCATAAATATGGCTGTTTGACTTATTCTTAGATGTATCGTGTATCGGCTTTGTTGAGTTAATCTAGTTTAGATAAAACTATCCCATCCCATATCAATCATTACCCAAAGTAATTCACATATTTTTGTACATTCCCGCGCGTGTCATTTTGTAAATAGGCCCATTTTAGTTCCAGGCATTTTTTAAGATCCTGGTCAAATAATGGTGCTGTCGATATTCCTCCGGTGTCATATTGTTCAGTGATTCATGCGGACGTTCACAGTTATATTCTTATAACCATTTCTCCGTGATTTCCCGCACTTCATTCAGCGTTCTGAACAGATAAAAACCGAGTATTTCTGTACGGTATGTCCTGTTAAAACGCTTGATGAAAGCATTCTGCGTCGGCTTACCCGGTTGGATAAACTCCAATTTTACTGCGTGCCTCTCTGCCCATTTAGCCAGCGCCAGAGAGATAAATTCCGGACCATTATCCATGCGCAGCATGGACGGATAGCCACGGTTTGCCGCGATCCTGTCGAGAACACGAACGACTCGCTGAGCTGGCAGGTTCAGATTGATTTCAATCGACAACGCCTCACGGTTAAAGTCATCAACGACATTGAACGTGCGAAAACGACGGCCACAGGCCAGTGCATCATGCATAAAATCGACAGACCAGCTCTGGTTTAGCGCCTCCGGTGTAGCCAGTGGCGAGGGATTACGCACCGGCAACCGCTGTTTGCCCTTACGGCGAAAATTCAGCTTCAGCAGACAATAAATACGGTGGAGCTTTTTGTGATTCCACGAATATCCCTGCCGCCGCAGGACCTGGAAAAGCTTCGGAAAACCATATCGTGGGTATCGCTCAGCCACAGCCTGCAGGGCGGCAATAACGGGTTCATCACGTGTGGTATCCGGGCGGTAATGGTAAACCGTTCTGCTCAGGTTCAGACTCCAGCAAGCCTAACGGATACTGAGTCCAAATGTCGTTATCAGATAAGTGACCAGATCACTCTTACGTGCTGATTTTAAAGTTTTTTGATAACGTCTTTCCGTGCCCGGTTCTCAAGGCTCAGGCTGGCAAACATCTGTTTGAGACGTCGGTTCTCGTCCTCAAGATCCTTGACCTTTTTAATATCAGAAGCCTCCATGCCGCCGTATCTGGACTTCCTGTTAATGGGATGGACTACCTCCTCCCGCTGCGGTTAACTGTACGAAATGCGCTCACCAGGAGAATCACCATGAATATCGTATTTCTGGGTATTGATCTGGCTAAAAATGTTTTTTAGCTCTGCGGGTTAAACCAGGCCAGCAAACCAGTTTATACGAAACGAACTGGCCGAAAATAATTGCTCCAGACGCTGGCAAATATTCCTGCATGTCTGATTGGGATCGAAGCATCCAACGGGGCATTTTACTGGTAGCGTGAGTTTGAGAAGCTGGGGCACAAAGTAAAGGTCATCAGTCCTCAGTATGTAAAACCCTTTGTCCGCGGGCAAAAAAATGATGGTAATGATGCACAGGCCATCGCAGTGGCTCTGATGCAACCGACAATGCAGTTCGGGCCACCAAAAAGCCCCGAACAGCAGGATATCCAAGCTTTACATCGGGCAAGGCAGCGTATTGTCAATCGCTACACAGGTTGCACCTGCACAATCGGAACCTGATTTTTATACTGGCCTCAGAGGCCGTCCAGTTGTTGAGACGACTGTGCGCAAATTACCCATTTGGGCACAGATTTTCCTGATGCCGGATAGATGTAAGCAACAACCCGAAACCAAATTCAGTACTTGCAAAACGGAGGTAGTCCATAGATGTAGTTGGTGGCTTCAGAGATGCCGACCTCCCGGCAGACATCTTTAACGTTCGTCCGGCTTCAACCGACTTAATCACAGCGATGATCTGATGCGCAGTAAAACGGGCTTTACGCATAGCGATCTCCTTCGTTGGTAGATTGATTATGCCGGATTTTCTCTAAATGTGAATGGCACGATTATGCGGGGCACTTATAACTCCACTATATTACTATAAACGTAATCATACAATGTCGGAGCAGTGCCTACACGATGATAATGGCGACTAAAAAAAGAAAATTTGACTTTATTTGACCATTTTATCAATGGTTATTCAACATAAATATGTATGCTAAAAGATAACAAAAGCAAAGGAAAACATCCTTTGTCCTAAGCGTAAAATAATCCATGTACCTTGTTACACAATAGCTAATACTATATTATACGGAAAAGTGTATTTTTTTTCTATATTGTGTTGGGGTCATATTATAGTTAATCTTAAAATACCTAACCGCTATACTTAACGACTTAAAACCACTTTCCAGAGAGAGTAGTTCGATGCTAGATGTCGGGTTTCTAATTATCTTGTTTAATAAAAGCTCACTTCTTTGTTTATTTAGATACTCATAAAACTTAATATTATACTTTTTTAGTTTGTATTGAATTGCCCTAGGGGTTAAATTGTAATAATTAGACATTTCACACAAGGAAAAATTGACTTTTTTCATATTACTGCGAATGTAATCTTGCATTGATAATATATCAACATCATAATTCCTATGTTTTTTTGGAGGGGGGGAGTTATCTAACTGTAGACTCAAAATACTAATTATGGCGTTTACTATTTTTGTAGAATAGCGCTCACTTGTTGTTTTATAAAGTTGCAAAGCTAAAGAGTTTAGCATGTCGCCATATCCATGTAATGACAACCCACTCCAACACCATGAATTTATATCGCTTTTATCGTCACAAACACTACTAAGCTTAATGATAAACGATAAGCTATTTCTATGCGTCAAACAAGTCTCAACATAAGGCTCCCACGCTGGGATAAGTATACTCTCTCCCCTGGGTACATGAATACGTCGTTGGGGTGAAGTAACAATTAATCCCGAACAAGCATGGAGTAAAATAATATGCTTTTCTTGTGCATGAATAACATCATGATGAATAAGTGATATCTGTTGAGGTGATGAGTTAACCTTAACCATTATTACTTTATTACTAAACTCATTTAATTGAATATCTCCATTAAATGCATCCATATCTCCATTCTTGGGGATTTTCATATCGGCTTTAAAAAAGCCAAGCTTTTGTTTGGCCACATTAGACCACTCTTCAATACCACTCTCTCCACAAGCATTTAATGTATAATTATTCACCATAAATAAAAAGTAACAAATTATTATGAAGGGGTATTTCACTATACTGTATTACTAACACACATAAAATAGAAACATCTGCTTTTTTAAAAAATAAAACTCTTTTTTACAAATTGAAAACGATATCACTTTCTGAGTAGCATCCCTTAATCACTTGATGGCGTTGTTGAATAAATCAGGTTTCGGGCAAGGATCCCCGTAGCGGGTTGTGTTTTCAGGTAATATGAACGCTTTCTGGCATACCTGCCCTCGTCATTTTGTTCAGTGCACGCACCATGGCCATAGCCTCCGCAACCTGTCCATCATAATCACGCAGCGTCAATGAATCTCCGAATAGCTATTTCACCCTGTACATCGCCGTTTCCGCTATCGAGTGACGTTTGTAATCTGTTGTCCATTTCCACCGGGCATTACTCCCGCTCAGATGCGGATTAGCCACAGCACGGTTGCAGTCTGCATATTCTCCGGGCCAGTAACCGGCCCCCTTTCGGGGAGGGATGAGGGCACTAATTTTCTTTCGGCGCAGTTCATCGTGACATAACCGTGTGTCGTAAGCTCCGTCTGTAGCCGCTGACCTGATTTTTCTGTGTGTCTGCCGGATTAGCCCGGGAAAGGCCTCTGCGTCCGTGACATTGTTCAGTGAAAGGTCTGCGCAGATTATTTCATGTGTTTTAGCATCGACTGCAAGGTGCAGTTTTCGCCAGATGCGACGACGTTCTTTACCCTGTTTTTTGACTTTCCATTCACCCTCACCGAAGACTTTCAGTCCTGTTGAATCAATCACCAGATGGGCTATCTCACCCCGGGAGGGGGCTTTAAAACTGATGTCAACTGACTTTATCCGCTTG
This window harbors:
- a CDS encoding helix-turn-helix domain-containing protein: MVNNYTLNACGESGIEEWSNVAKQKLGFFKADMKIPKNGDMDAFNGDIQLNEFSNKVIMVKVNSSPQQISLIHHDVIHAQEKHIILLHACSGLIVTSPQRRIHVPRGESILIPAWEPYVETCLTHRNSLSFIIKLSSVCDDKSDINSWCWSGLSLHGYGDMLNSLALQLYKTTSERYSTKIVNAIISILSLQLDNSPPPKKHRNYDVDILSMQDYIRSNMKKVNFSLCEMSNYYNLTPRAIQYKLKKYNIKFYEYLNKQRSELLLNKIIRNPTSSIELLSLESGFKSLSIAVRYFKINYNMTPTQYRKKIHFSV